In Phaseolus vulgaris cultivar G19833 chromosome 7, P. vulgaris v2.0, whole genome shotgun sequence, the genomic stretch TTTGGTATTTTATTGGAGTTAAACAAATAGGACGAATCAAATTATAAGtgcaaattattaaatattatatttttaaatattttgattgaataaatttttaaatatttattcgCTAGAGTAAAAAAATTCCAGTTgatttatatatacatacaaaatttatattactttggcattatttaatatttcatttttgtagattaaaattcacataatatatttttatgttaaaatagGAATCATATAACTTTTTTGTTATGGTTATTTAGTTGtagtaaaaattaatttggtaTGAATAATAAAgatgatataaaattatattttaacatttagATAGGTGAAATTACTGTTTGTATAAATTATTGGCATCATACCATatcatttaatgatttttaattttttataaattaaaatatttaaaagaaatttaaaaatgttgtAGAATCACAACATTAATAATTCAACACAATCAGTAGCCATTTAGTCACAATCAAATAAATGGGTCAGAAGAAGCCCCATTTTATGATTCAATCATTTCAATGCctgatttagtttttaatgCAATAATTCATCATTATTTAAGCTCATATGAATctaattgaataaataataaagcACGATAAACTAGACGTATAATCCATCAATCTATTAAATCATGaaaattttactttaaataaaatgcatgtatttaataaaaacaCTGATATACTAGCACAACTTGCATATACTAAAAAGGAACCAttgaaatatgaatatttttacatatttaaataaaatatgcatGCAGTAATAGAAACAGTGAATAAAATGTTATAGAATGCATGGATTTTTGAGCGTGCGTGTAACATAGATTTTTGTGTGTGAAAAGATTGAAAGGATGGAAGGCACCTCGTGATCTTTTCCTGTCACACTTTTtccaaactttattttattctttactcTGCACTTATCTATTTTTTCCTTctatttcatatatatatatatattgacaagtaatacatttgaaaaataaaaataaaataaaataattaactaagaaaaaagaaaaaaaaatcaacactAATTTCAAGAATTTGAGTCACATAAATTAGATAGGAGGATAAAAAGTTCTTTATTTCTCCAATATATTGAAAagaatacaataattttttttgacaaaaataACTGATAAACTAACttgtaatttataaatttttaatttatacattttaagatagaaaaattaatttattaaaattaaaaatattgactAAACTAGTTGAtgaatataaaatgaaaaatatagatataattaaagaagttttattatataaataaaatttgtgttttcaaataaaatatactattatataattttatattttatattttaagttatttttaaattaaaattttatattataatatggTTCTATCAGTAAGTTTTAttacataataatttttattattttttaaaaatataattttttatttttaatttaaattattgttaCATAAATTTTTGTATAGTTTTATTGCATGTAATTTCCACATAACATAATGATTAATTGAactaaaagattaaaaataaataataataggtaaaataaaattaaaaataataaaaacatatattactCATCTAGTggaaaattcgtctaaagcttcaattaaaaatgatatgttggatttcaacgtaatcaagttttttggtattaatactagtattggtaaagttcttcgtcctctttatgttagatgggagtttccttcactaggctgagttaaaattaacactgatagAGTTGTTagggatatcctggtcttgcttcttccgtgggagtatgggagaatttattggaactttctctgcgtttcttgaagttcaaattgttctggttgctgagttttatgaggttatacatgttatggaggaaactcaaaagatggggcttactaatgtctggctggaatgtgattctgctttagtttgtgttgcgtttactgctaggattaatgttccttggatgcttcgtaatcgatgaaatacttgtcttagttactgtgggaaaatcaggtttagggttactcatatttctcAGAAAGAAAATGCGTGTGCTGATTAGTTGACTACTTGACTAAATAAATGtggtttttcaattttttatttcttaaaactAAACAAAGATAAATATTAATACAATGAAGTTTACAcaataaattgtaaaatataacATAATGATTATATATAGTTGCGTTTTATGACCTTCcacttcattttattttaaaataattttaaatcatattttggttctttctttatttaatatataattgtacaaaatatttgaaaacatagtTTTGTAACTCATCACAATCCTATTCAACTTAACATAACTCATCATAATTATGTAAGACTTTCATTTTTATACACATTATTATATAAGTTTTCACACTATcaacaatcaggtttagggtcaCTCACATTTTTTGTGAAAGAAATACATGTGCTGATAATttgactaatttaggatttattcttAAAGAACcattttattggtataataagttttcatctagtctgttcttagaactttttatgaataggtatagtctacctatgtatcgtttttgttagtATATAAATTTTGTTCAAGTcttcccatatttttgtattttctttattttttatttttttaataatatttttttcatgggatgacagatgattgttgttgttTGAGGTGTCAGtgtaactgagatgtcaagatgaaattttttataaaaaaagctAATTAAAATTACCTTACATATAAACctttcaaaattattataaaattctttatttttaacgAATGCACAACTATGTTTTACCGAATCTACCACTATTGTTGAATTACATTATaaacaatttattaaataattgaatttattttttaattttacaatatGGAAATTTTTCATGTTATTCGATGTAAATGAACAATATTATGTTAGTTCGAGTGAAACTAAACTACGTTTGAATCCTTTGAATTAAGTATTGAATTCAAGTTTTCCGTAAGAAAAAAATTTGTGACGGGAGACTGTTAGTTATATATCCCTATATTTTCTTATATCTAATATATAAttagtataaaatattaaaataaatatataaacataatataaatatgtttttaatttttgtatgtaATGTTTCAAAACATATCCttctttataataatttaaatatttacataaaattaaaataaatattaaaaagaaaataaaatccaGTTTCTTATAGAGAAGTTCTATCACCTGGAACATCATTTGCTCTCGTATAAATAtacgatcatcacagattaaaaaaaacaaccacaaaacaaaacaaaaggtaaactagctatttttaaaacttctaatataaataaaactttaaatattcaCATAAAGCCATAAATTCTCATGCATTTccacataaccatcaagtgtctattaaccaaattcatctttctcatgtcagactttgactcataacacatagacaTTTGACTCTACtcccggaagactcgtgtagtgaaattagcatccagagacctgCACATGTCATGTTACTCGTTGTGAAATTCACACAATCATGCGCATAATCATCTCAATATCATctgacagggtaaatccatttgattTGCTCCGataagttctttcaaacctcagactcAACCAAATGAACCTCATTCAGATTGTCActaactgaataacttcatctatgtgattctaTTATATTtgtagagtcaggatcgtctcattcataagatactcacaaatcaatacacacTAATAATAATCTCAGcacggtatttcctttcctgaaaatactatatTTTGATCATAATTTTAAATCATACCATATCTCATGTAACACATCAATGcaccattcaatcacatcatattttaaaaaatttctaaacaatcaaaatatatctcaaaattcaaaaaaacacaTAACTATGTttctttaatcatttttttaaaataaaatttatatttttcacttaaaaaaaaatacaataatgaactaggttttcaaaagaaaaaaaagtgagaatTTGTTCGCCTGAGTGATATATGCAGAGAAATATGCATAATTATGTataatttcatcattcatagtcaaacaaaaatattttaaataactcATTTCACTTCAAAAGTAACTTACACTATATCAACTATACAAATCAACCAAtttttcagattcaaacaaaaacatttaCCATAAATCATCCATATAAAAATCAACATATTCACATTTTAATCCAACCAATATTTTGCACTCATAAACAATCAATCCGACAAACAAAATTTGGAACTGGTAACCACGTCATCCCCACATCCAAATCTTCTAGCgtagggttctattgaaaatttaaactagCTCCCCTTACCTGAACTTGAGCAGAtactcactaagagctccaaatctacCAAAAGCTTGAAGGTAACTTAACCTACACCACAAAgtcctaataaaaaatctaactatatcactaggatCTTGAGTTAACAGAAATTGACCCTACAGCTTAAAGGGCACATGCAAAGTCTAGACAgagacaaacctaacaagttcaaatTTTGACTCAAGgagaagagcaaaaatgaacctACTCTATTAAAGATTCTGATCAGGCAGTCTTGTAGTATTCACTACTAGGAGTTTGATGGCAGACTCCaatcgtcaaactgatgagcgaggaggtcAGAATCCTAAAGAGAAAgcagagaaaaggaaaaaggagtTTTTTTGGAGGGATGatgattcttttaaaatgaaacttgaataactaaaattctatttatatacttttttcactttaataataaaatatttagatgtCATCTTAAGTATACCACTTCTACTATAGGACTAATTTTCTCAGTCCTTACAAGTTACTTATAAGTTAAGTTTCTTAATTAATGGGAATTAATTATCAATAATGAATAATTTACATCTATAAcataagataaagaaaaaaaaatcactatatTTCCTCTCAAAATATAGATatattgttttgtttatttttaaaaaaatatatattgtgtATTTGTAAGGGGATAAGATTATCGTTCAGACAATTGATTCCTCTCCCTCGATTGTGCTTCCCTTCCTCTCATTCTTCTTGCATTCATGGGAAAGTGCATTTGTAAAACATTATTCGATGTTGAAAGGAATATTCAATATTTGTACTTAGATGTTGATGATAATACTGTAGTAAAACTTACCTATGTATAGTCTACTATGCTTATTTATTTGTATGTTTGTAATTGAGTATATAATTGAGTTTAAGATTTATGGTTTAAGGTTTAATGTACAATATTTAATGTGTATAATCATAAAAATGGAATTTCCTTATTTATAATCCTTTCTTACCTTGATGTGTTTACACTAGTCGGTCGAACCACATCTAATACCAAGTATTATCATATCATCCGATCCTGACtacatattatatttatttactttttatttttttatctatatatttTAACCTTAAAATTAATAGAAAGTAACAGGgtctttaaagaaaaaaaaaaataaattagcaCATTTACATTTTACATGATATAACTTAATTGAACGTTTGAATGTTAATTTGTTTTGATGTTTATGTAATTAAATATCAACAAGGTGTGATGATTAGTGACAAAAagtgtatttattattttttatttgtcctTATACTGCTAAAATAAGGATGGTATTTCAGTTTGTATTGTGTAAAATATTCATAGGCTAAGTGTTTGATGATATTACAATAATGAAATATGATGgcattatattaaaatatgtttgtttttccttttgtaGTTAAATTTGTCATGTAACAAAAAGACGTGAATAATATTTTGCTTACTTAAAAATGTGTTGGACCATAACACAGCAGACATTTGCGCCTACTATTTAAATCAAAGAACAGTGTTCGAGTGTCATTAATTTTCACTCTGTCCTTTTTTAAAACACATATTTACACAAACTGGTTTTAAGTTTTCCTTAAAATTGGAACATTATAAAAGTCTTGGtggattatttaaaaaaatttaaggttaaaaaaatgttgattaAAAGGACATTACAAGATGGGAAGAGGGTCACAGAAGGTTGTCGGTCATAAACTAAAAATCTAATAAAGTTTTTGATTATCACGAAAATTAAACCAGGGGAAAAGGATGACGTTAACGTTAACCCAAAAGATTGGAAAGTGGAATTGTTATACGAACATAGTTGTCTATAAACTTAGGATTATTGCTGAAAAAGATGATGGAACTCAAAATCTCAGCCATGAAATAAAGACGTTTAGAAAGCCACTAGGccacataaacattaattacaAGGGACAAATAAAAGGACAAGAACAGCAGTGTCAGACTATGCTGTTTATTAAATCTCTCTTCTTCTCCTGATCTTAGATCTCGTCTGACACTACTACTCTTACCATCTTCTGCCATAAACCTCCAAACCCTTCTCATATCTCTTCCTCTCTTTGCCCACCCAGATCATACACCAACTCTGCCATATTCAGTCTTTATGTGCTTTTACAGCTAAATTTGTTTCTGAATCATGCCACACTTTTGAACTCCAAACGCATTCAACTAGGATTCAAGGTACAAAGTACCTGCACGCCTCCATACTTTTTCTACTTGCATGAAAACTATTTGTTTTCACCTTCCAAGCTACATTTCTCAGCAACTTCTTCCCATACCTTTTTTGCCTTTATCTCAATTTTGTTCTTATCCAATTTTATCTGCTTCTGCAGGGTGCTTATATATAAATTCACTAACTGAGGTCGTGTGCTAGAAGCAGAATCAAGAAGAACTTGGTGTTTGCTCAATTGCTGGATCACTTGGGCTGTTTATGTGAAACATAAGGTTTTCTAAAACAAAGGGGTGGCCAAATGATGGTTAGATCTTGTTGGAAACCAATTGCTGATGGTGATGAAGGAGATGGGAGTGGGAGAGTTGATGGACTTCTATGGTACAAGGATTTGGGGAACCATCTTTATGGGGAATTCTCAATGGCTGTAGTTCAGGCCAATAGTTCATTAGAGGATCGAAGTGAACTTGAATCTGGGCCTTTGACTTCCAACCCCTTGGGTCCTCAAGGGACCTTTATTGGTGTCTATGATGGCCACGGTGGAAGCGAGGCCTCACAGTTTGTCAGTGACAATCTCTTCTGCAATATCAAAAGTATGCTTTACTTCTCTACTATGAACATATGGATTCAAAATTCATTCATAATATTGTTTCTCTAGATCTTGTTTTATGCAGATTTTGAAATGGATTGAAAACTAAGGAAGCCAAGCCACTTTGTCTATTACGATCAATTTATCATGATGTATTTCAAAGTGGAGCATTAAAAGTATTGTTTGCACAGAAATTCCTAGTGACCCTTAAACCAAAAATAGAACTTGATATCTTAGCCTCGTGCACTAAGCCAACCTTTATTTTCAGTTTGTCACTTCACTGAATCCATTTTATGCATGATCCAGGGCTTGCAGCTGAACATCAAGGTATCTCAGAACATGTTGTCAAAAGGGCATATTCAGCAACAGAGGAGAGTTTTCTGTCTCTTGTGAAGAAACAGTGGCTGAGTAAGCCTCAGATTGCGTCTGCGGGCACTTGTTGCTTGGTGGGGGTAATTTGCAATGGAATGATATATATTGCAAATTCTGGAGACTCCCGGGTGGTGTTAGGAagagtagagagagcaacaagGGAAACAGAAGCTATACAACTATCTACAGAACACAATGTTAACCAAGAAACAGTGAGAGATGAACTTCGCTCAAAGCACCCTTTTGATTCACAAATCGTGGTATTGAGACAAAACGTTTGGCGTGTGAAAGGGCTCATACAGGTACAAATTCGGTAGATCTAATATATTTCCTTGTCACTGTGGAAGATTTTAAGTTGTGTGCTCAAATGTTTTTCagcaaagaaaacaaaatcaacTTCATATTATTTGTTAGGAGTTATTGCTTCCTCTACTCAAGGCTATAGTGAAGAACAAACATATTTGGCAGCTAATTACTTAGGACCATTTAATTTACAACTAGACTATGATGTTTAACATAACTTGTTATGGCAGGTTTCACGATCCATTGGGGACGCATATCTGAAGAAAGCAGAATTCAACAGGGATCCTCTACCAGCAAAGTATAGGCTAGCAGAAACATTCTTCAGGCCAATTCTTAGTTGTGAGCCATCAACATCATCCCACACACTCCATCCTGATGATCAATTTCTCATATTTGCTTCTGATGGTTTATGGGAGCATCTTACCAACCAAGAGGCTGTTAACATAGTCAACAGCAACCCACCAAACGTAAGCTtccattaattcttcatatTGTTCCCTTTGGTATGTATGAGTCCCTTCCCACCTTCCCACTTCCTTTCTATTTCTAACTATGGTGGTTGCCATGCACTTGTTTCATGTAACAGGGAGTTGCCAGAAGACTTGTGAAAGCTGCACTTAGAGAAGCTGCTAAGAAGTGTGAAATGAGACTTTCTGACCTCCAAAAGATTGAGCAAGGGATGAGGAGGCACATCCATGATGACATAACAGTGATTGTGGTGTTTCTTAATTCCAGAAGTGAGAATACCTCTCTCTGTGGTTCTCCTCTTTCAATCAAGGGAGGTGGGTCTGCCAATTCCTAGATTGCTGCTACCTCATCATACAAAAGTAacaacaattttatattatatatatacatatatattattattattattatttatacgTGTATGTGTAGATTAATATGATGCAATAATTATCACTATAATTTAGATGTATCAGGATGATCATATCTCCAGTTTATAATCTGGTTAACATGAACTATGTTAATTGTATGTAATCACTGCTCATGATTCTCAAGACAACAAATCTATGGTGGTTCAAAGTCAGCAAGTGCATCATAATAGCACTCTGCATAATTTAATATATCTGCCTCTACTTTGTACAACTGAGATGTTTCTTTAGAAGCTTGTATTGTATGTGACTTTTTCATTGACAAAAAGATACATGTCAGATATTTGGAAATGCCTGTTTCTTTTCTTCCATGATATATCCATTTTCTTATCAATAATTCACTCATCATGTATTATGTATCAGTACCCTGACCCACCAAAAATAATACTATAATCACACAAAGATGTATATTCATTCATGCACACGCTCCATTCAGTGATCACAGAAAAATTAAAACCGCGTATGACAGAAGTTCAATAAAAACAAGTTGTATAACTGATAGCTAGATTTTCTCATAATCACTTTTCTTAGGAAAAATGTATTTCTGATCCTTTTCAACTGATATACCAAGTGCTTTATCCAAAATGTTACTTTTAAATATTGACTTTTTATGatgaaatatttattacaatttaGTTTGCTaaggaaattttatttatttgaaccCTCAAATGCCAAGCAATTCAGTTCTTCTATCTGTTTCTTACAAAAATTAACAACACATTATTCTTTGATACATCTTTTTCTACACATGTGtttcattttctatttaataaGCTTCACTATCAGTTTCAATAAAATCCATATAAATTTCACccaataatataaaaagtacATTTGAGAGAACATGTTATGTCAACATCAATTTTTTCTTATCTTATCATTTCAAAAACTGATATGAATTATAAAGTTGCTGAGTCTCCATTGTCGAACTCAAATCCTTTTTCATTTGTCAACTTTTAATCTTGAATTTCTTATACTAAGAGCAGAACATCTTTAGTTTAGTCGTGAAACTTTACTCAGTAacagaacagaaaaaaaaaaaagagaaagttcGCGGATCCAGAGAAAGCAGTGACGTTACTGAATGTGGTATTTTACTTTTCCACTTTCGAGATAAGAAATAGATATCCAAGTTTCacattttaaacaaataaatagtaaaaaagcagagaaaaaaaaataattcaaatgaatgggtaaatacaattttaaaaaaggaaaaaatacgggcgaaaattagaaaaagttctaaaaataatttcaattatataaGAAATACATTTTTCTGTAAAACGAGAGAAATATTCAAgtgttttttttagtgattaGTATGCTTAAATAATTAGGAAATTACGTGAACAGATTGAAACTTTAAGAAGAGCAGAAAGGAAAAGTTTAGAGGCTCAAAGCTGATCGATTCCATGTTATTTTCTTGAGTAgtatacttttttatatttactttattaatttttacgatttatttaaatatgcttCTTGTTAGTGTAAACTAGTCTCTTCATTCGAATATTCATATCAAATTTAGACTCCAGGAAGCTTAATGTGATACAATACATTCTGGCTGttgaaaatgtttaaaatatccATGTTTAAGTGGTAAAATTGGATAAATATATCATAGATTACGCATTTTAATTtgtgtaatataaaaatatatacttcaaaatatatttttagattaaataatttgaaaaattttgaattatataatttgaaatgcagattatatagttatataatctgaaatatattctaaattgtgtaatacataatatatttattctgaattgtgtaatttataatatattttttttaaaaaaataaattattttagattgtaacttataatatattttgagtttTGGACCGTACAGTTTGATAAAGGTTTAATGTTGTCATGATTTCTTTGTGACAACTAATTTAGATAAGTTATTAAATTTCTCATTTTGTTCTTTGAGGATATGTTTGTTATTATAAAATCGAACAAGTTGATAAATTTTGATTAATGGAAACAAACGAAATAAAATTGATACATCCTTTATACATTCATTATCTCATATCATATTGATATATcatttatttatgaataagATTTTGCAATAATGTGAGTAAACAATTAATAAGATTATTTAAGAATTTAGGCTCGGAACAATTTGACAAGGTCTAAATGAATAAAATGTTCTTACTAGAAACTATAATGTATTTGGCTAAATAGAATCAAGTACAACCTTTAAGCTTTATAATTTGAGTTGTAGGTTCTAATGAGGAAAGAAGTCTACTTTGGAGTGAGTAAGATCAAATGGTCCACTTGCAAATAATACTTCAACCCAAgtcaataagaaaataataataataataataataataataataataataataataataataataatataaagagCGTAGTgtaaagtataaaaataaatacaagttTGAGTTAGGCTCCTTCAAGTAGGGGTGTTATTTTGTACTTTTAGGAGAAAAgatatgaataaatatattttatgagatttgttatgattaatattatattagcaatataatagaaaatgtcTTCAGTTATaaggatttattttttatacaattatcaACCAATTAATATGTtgataataactaatttataagATATCTAAGTATCTCATATGTAAGTAGATACATACTTAATTCAATATATCTAAGTCATATGTCGATTTTATCACGTGTTAGGTATCCAAGTCTACCAACACGAAATCCAAATATAATATTAGGTAGGTGGAAA encodes the following:
- the LOC137829561 gene encoding probable protein phosphatase 2C 38; this translates as MMVRSCWKPIADGDEGDGSGRVDGLLWYKDLGNHLYGEFSMAVVQANSSLEDRSELESGPLTSNPLGPQGTFIGVYDGHGGSEASQFVSDNLFCNIKRLAAEHQGISEHVVKRAYSATEESFLSLVKKQWLSKPQIASAGTCCLVGVICNGMIYIANSGDSRVVLGRVERATRETEAIQLSTEHNVNQETVRDELRSKHPFDSQIVVLRQNVWRVKGLIQVSRSIGDAYLKKAEFNRDPLPAKYRLAETFFRPILSCEPSTSSHTLHPDDQFLIFASDGLWEHLTNQEAVNIVNSNPPNGVARRLVKAALREAAKKCEMRLSDLQKIEQGMRRHIHDDITVIVVFLNSRSENTSLCGSPLSIKGGGSANS